One genomic region from Deltaproteobacteria bacterium encodes:
- a CDS encoding CoB--CoM heterodisulfide reductase iron-sulfur subunit A family protein produces MAERIGVYVCECGPNIKDAMDLDEVVKFIRGLENVVLTKAFGLLCAQKGQALIGKNIKDHDLTRVVIAACSPKEHENTFKQCLEKAGLNPFLLQIANIREQCAWVVKDKALATDKAKAIIHAAVRRVVYHEPLKVKDVECQPDALVVGAGIAGISAALTLAQKNRKVYLVEKLPSIGGKVARYEDVFPNLECASCIFDPILDEVLHNEHIEILTWSEVQEVLGFYGNFLVKVNQKARFVDSETCIGCGACVEMCPVKVKNEYNEGLDERRAIYIPYPGALPNVAVIDEKHCLRWQAEGCNACQKACPFGSIIYEETDQVRRLQVGAIVLATGFDLFDPARDPKYGYGKIDNVYTSLEFERLVNSAGPTEGKILLRNGQVPEKIALVHCVGSRTGEFHEHCSAVCCMYLLKFAHQVNGKLPGASMTGLYSDLCLPGKEAQAFFNKISREANIQLMHMKHPDSIEITEENGKTLIRFTDIQGRCRGVGSDMVVLAPAMEGARDAGTMAELFDISQGKGGFFSEENTKVAPVSTAMEGVFIAGCAQGPKDIQSSVAQGQAAAGRILSRLVPGEKLALEPITADVDQDLCCGCKLCVGLCSYKAIACDDLKKNVAINKILCRGCGVCAAACPSGAIKASHFTDVEISQEIRGLLRQG; encoded by the coding sequence GTGGCAGAAAGAATAGGCGTTTATGTATGTGAGTGTGGTCCGAACATAAAGGACGCCATGGATCTGGATGAGGTTGTGAAATTCATCCGAGGCCTTGAAAATGTGGTTCTAACTAAAGCTTTTGGACTTTTGTGTGCTCAAAAAGGTCAAGCGCTTATTGGAAAAAACATTAAAGACCACGACCTCACGAGGGTGGTGATTGCGGCCTGTTCGCCAAAAGAGCATGAAAATACCTTTAAGCAATGTCTGGAGAAGGCCGGCCTGAACCCCTTTCTTTTACAGATCGCCAATATTAGAGAGCAATGCGCCTGGGTCGTTAAGGATAAAGCCCTTGCCACTGACAAAGCCAAGGCAATCATTCACGCAGCGGTTAGGCGGGTTGTTTATCATGAACCCTTGAAGGTTAAAGACGTAGAATGCCAACCGGATGCCCTTGTCGTAGGAGCTGGGATAGCAGGCATAAGCGCCGCGCTAACGCTGGCACAAAAAAATAGAAAGGTCTATCTGGTTGAGAAATTGCCGAGTATTGGAGGCAAAGTAGCCCGGTATGAAGATGTGTTTCCCAATCTGGAGTGCGCTTCTTGTATCTTTGATCCCATACTAGATGAGGTTTTACATAACGAGCATATCGAAATCCTTACATGGAGTGAGGTCCAAGAAGTATTAGGCTTTTATGGTAATTTCCTGGTCAAGGTGAACCAGAAGGCAAGATTTGTGGATAGTGAGACCTGTATCGGCTGCGGTGCGTGTGTTGAAATGTGCCCGGTTAAGGTAAAAAATGAATATAATGAGGGACTTGATGAGAGAAGGGCCATCTATATCCCTTATCCTGGTGCGCTGCCGAATGTCGCAGTGATCGATGAAAAGCACTGTTTGCGCTGGCAAGCAGAAGGGTGCAACGCCTGCCAGAAGGCCTGCCCTTTCGGCTCCATCATCTACGAGGAAACCGACCAAGTTCGCCGATTACAAGTGGGCGCGATCGTCTTGGCCACGGGTTTTGATCTGTTCGACCCGGCGAGGGACCCCAAATATGGATACGGCAAGATTGATAATGTCTATACCAGCCTCGAATTTGAAAGACTGGTCAATTCTGCCGGGCCGACAGAGGGGAAAATCCTATTACGAAACGGTCAGGTCCCTGAAAAGATAGCCCTTGTTCATTGTGTTGGTTCCAGGACCGGCGAGTTTCATGAACACTGCTCTGCGGTGTGCTGTATGTATCTGCTCAAGTTTGCTCACCAGGTGAACGGCAAACTGCCTGGTGCGTCAATGACCGGGCTTTACTCTGATCTTTGCCTCCCGGGAAAAGAAGCGCAGGCCTTCTTTAATAAGATCTCCCGAGAGGCCAACATACAGTTGATGCATATGAAGCATCCCGATTCAATAGAGATTACTGAAGAGAATGGAAAGACACTGATTAGATTTACGGACATCCAAGGAAGGTGCCGCGGGGTTGGTTCGGACATGGTCGTTTTGGCTCCTGCCATGGAAGGGGCCAGGGATGCTGGGACCATGGCTGAGCTTTTTGACATATCTCAGGGGAAAGGTGGTTTTTTTTCTGAAGAAAACACCAAGGTAGCCCCTGTGTCAACGGCCATGGAGGGAGTATTTATTGCCGGCTGTGCCCAAGGCCCAAAGGATATTCAAAGCTCGGTAGCACAGGGGCAGGCAGCAGCGGGCAGGATACTGTCACGGCTTGTTCCAGGAGAGAAGTTGGCCCTTGAGCCGATAACTGCGGACGTGGATCAAGATCTGTGCTGTGGGTGCAAACTATGCGTTGGCCTGTGTTCCTACAAGGCCATCGCGTGCGATGACTTGAAAAAAAATGTTGCCATCAATAAAATCTTGTGCAGGGGTTGCGGCGTCTGCGCTGCCGCCTGTCCCAGCGGGGCCATTAAGGCCAGCCATTTTACGGATGTGGAAATATCCCAAGAAATAAGAGGCCTGCTCCGACAGGGTTAG
- a CDS encoding hydrogenase iron-sulfur subunit, whose translation MIGFEPKIIGFLCNWCSYEGADAAGRARKAYPAGLRVVRVMCSGRVDSQFILEAFKEGADGVMILGCHPGDCHYKEGNLQMLKRYVILKRVLSQFGIEEDRLKLDWISAGEGDKFVKIVCEMTERMRQLGPLPR comes from the coding sequence ATGATAGGTTTTGAACCCAAGATCATCGGTTTTCTGTGTAACTGGTGTTCTTACGAAGGAGCCGATGCTGCGGGAAGGGCGCGCAAGGCGTATCCTGCGGGCCTGAGAGTCGTTAGAGTGATGTGCAGCGGCAGGGTCGATTCTCAATTCATCCTTGAGGCCTTCAAGGAAGGCGCTGACGGAGTGATGATCCTGGGCTGCCATCCGGGTGACTGCCATTACAAAGAGGGAAACCTCCAAATGCTTAAGAGATATGTTATATTAAAAAGGGTGCTAAGTCAATTTGGTATAGAAGAAGACAGATTAAAGCTTGATTGGATCTCAGCCGGCGAGGGAGACAAGTTCGTCAAAATCGTTTGTGAAATGACTGAAAGAATGAGGCAACTCGGCCCATTGCCTCGCTGA
- a CDS encoding oxidoreductase yields MTEKPKIALYWCSSCGGCEESVIDLAEDLLTVAAAVDIVFWPVALDFKYKDVVAMNDGEITATLINGAIRTGEQEHMAKIMRKKSKLLIAHGSCAHLGGVVGLANFYQREDLLSRLYQEVPTTNNPQGILPQHETIESGRKIKLPDIHDTVKALDQVVEVDYYIPGCPPTPELIKEAMMMVLENRLPPRGTVLAGKKALCDTCPRIDSKPDKLRIKKFKRIYETEWDPEKCFLDEGIICLGPATRGGCNARCINANMPCRGCFGPTDNVRDQGAKSSSFLASIIDVTDKEALKKTADSIPDPGGLFYRYGLASSILKGKLTPKSS; encoded by the coding sequence ATGACAGAAAAACCGAAGATTGCGCTATATTGGTGCTCAAGCTGCGGCGGCTGCGAGGAATCGGTCATTGATTTGGCAGAGGATCTCTTAACGGTTGCCGCGGCCGTAGATATTGTGTTTTGGCCTGTAGCCCTCGATTTTAAGTATAAAGATGTTGTCGCCATGAATGATGGCGAGATTACGGCAACGTTGATCAATGGCGCCATCAGGACGGGTGAACAAGAACATATGGCCAAAATAATGAGAAAAAAATCGAAATTGCTGATAGCCCACGGAAGTTGTGCCCATCTTGGCGGGGTCGTGGGTCTGGCCAATTTTTATCAACGTGAAGACTTGCTGAGCCGCTTATACCAAGAGGTTCCCACGACAAACAATCCTCAGGGAATCTTGCCGCAACACGAAACCATAGAATCTGGGAGAAAAATAAAACTCCCGGATATCCATGATACCGTCAAGGCCTTGGACCAGGTCGTAGAAGTGGATTACTATATCCCGGGTTGCCCCCCAACGCCAGAACTCATCAAAGAGGCCATGATGATGGTCCTGGAGAACAGGCTCCCCCCAAGGGGAACCGTATTGGCGGGGAAAAAGGCCCTTTGCGACACATGCCCTCGAATAGATAGCAAGCCCGATAAATTACGGATAAAAAAGTTCAAACGAATCTATGAAACGGAATGGGACCCTGAAAAGTGTTTTCTGGACGAGGGTATTATCTGCCTTGGCCCTGCCACCAGGGGTGGTTGCAATGCAAGGTGCATCAATGCCAACATGCCCTGTCGAGGTTGCTTTGGGCCCACAGACAACGTGAGGGACCAGGGCGCAAAATCTTCCTCATTCCTCGCATCCATCATCGACGTCACAGACAAAGAAGCGTTGAAGAAAACCGCAGATTCCATTCCTGACCCTGGCGGACTATTCTACAGGTATGGCCTCGCCTCATCCATATTGAAGGGGAAACTGACCCCGAAGAGCTCATGA
- a CDS encoding Ni/Fe hydrogenase subunit alpha, protein MSKRITIDPITRLGGHGKIDIFLDDKSDVERVYFQVPELRGFEKFCEGRAAEEMPTLTQKICGVCPTAHHTASSKALDDLFGVEPPPAARKLRELMYNAFMFENHLLHFYFLGGPDFIVGPMAPRAKRNIFGVIDKVGVEMGKKVIDIRKRIRGVNALVSGSALYPVCGLPGGVSKAITEEDRAEIQNVTKDAVEFAKLTLNIFDDVVLNHKGSAKWLTSDVFCHRTYYMGLVDDHDRVNFYDGDIRVVDPNGKEFVKFEAKDYLKHLEERVEPWSYQKILYLKNIGWKGFIDGQDSGVYRVAPLARLNASEGMATPLAQAEYEMMFHALGGKPVHNTLAYHWARLIEVLYAAERMDELARDGEITSPKIRNLPNQTPKEGVGVCEAPRGTLFHHYESDEKAIVEKLNLLVATQNNAAAICMSIEKAARTAIKGGSISDGRLNVVEMAFRAYDPCLACATHCLPGKMPTMVHVYDRKKNR, encoded by the coding sequence ATGAGCAAACGAATTACCATTGACCCCATAACCAGGTTGGGAGGACACGGAAAGATTGATATCTTTCTCGACGACAAAAGCGACGTGGAGCGTGTTTATTTTCAAGTCCCCGAACTGAGGGGCTTCGAGAAGTTTTGTGAAGGCCGGGCAGCAGAGGAAATGCCCACCCTGACACAAAAGATTTGTGGGGTGTGTCCCACGGCCCACCATACGGCGTCAAGCAAGGCACTGGACGATCTGTTCGGCGTTGAGCCGCCGCCTGCGGCAAGAAAGCTCAGAGAGCTCATGTATAATGCCTTCATGTTTGAAAACCATCTTTTGCATTTTTATTTTCTGGGGGGGCCTGATTTCATCGTGGGTCCCATGGCGCCAAGGGCCAAAAGGAATATTTTCGGCGTCATAGACAAAGTGGGCGTCGAAATGGGAAAAAAGGTCATTGATATTCGGAAACGGATACGGGGCGTCAACGCATTAGTTAGCGGAAGCGCCCTTTATCCTGTTTGCGGGCTTCCAGGCGGCGTTTCAAAAGCCATAACCGAAGAGGACAGGGCTGAGATACAGAATGTGACAAAAGACGCAGTGGAATTTGCCAAACTTACATTGAATATCTTCGATGACGTGGTGTTAAATCATAAGGGGTCGGCTAAGTGGCTCACGAGTGACGTTTTCTGCCATAGAACGTACTACATGGGTCTAGTCGATGATCATGACAGGGTCAATTTTTATGACGGGGACATCCGGGTGGTTGATCCCAACGGCAAGGAGTTTGTCAAATTCGAGGCAAAAGACTATTTGAAACATCTGGAGGAACGGGTTGAACCGTGGAGCTATCAGAAGATACTCTATTTGAAAAACATCGGCTGGAAGGGATTCATCGATGGGCAGGATAGCGGAGTTTACAGGGTCGCCCCTCTTGCCCGCCTCAATGCCTCTGAAGGAATGGCCACCCCCCTAGCCCAGGCTGAGTATGAAATGATGTTCCATGCGTTAGGTGGAAAACCTGTACATAACACCTTGGCCTACCATTGGGCCAGGCTTATCGAGGTTTTATACGCAGCAGAAAGAATGGACGAACTTGCCAGAGATGGGGAAATTACCAGTCCCAAGATACGCAATCTTCCTAATCAAACCCCTAAAGAAGGCGTCGGTGTCTGCGAGGCGCCGAGGGGAACGCTTTTTCATCACTATGAAAGCGACGAGAAGGCAATCGTAGAGAAGTTGAACCTCTTGGTCGCCACTCAGAACAACGCCGCAGCCATTTGCATGTCGATTGAAAAGGCTGCTCGGACCGCCATAAAAGGCGGCAGCATTTCCGATGGCAGATTGAATGTGGTAGAGATGGCCTTTCGAGCCTATGATCCTTGCCTTGCTTGTGCCACTCACTGCCTCCCGGGCAAAATGCCGACGATGGTCCATGTCTATGATAGGAAAAAAAACCGATAA
- a CDS encoding sulfurtransferase TusA family protein produces MAVEVLDTLGQKCPQPILKIAVKAPDMKHGDILEVLGDCPTFEKDVRTWCERLGKVFLSIKDEGGNKKRIQIQF; encoded by the coding sequence ATGGCAGTGGAAGTCTTAGATACCCTTGGTCAGAAGTGCCCTCAGCCGATCCTTAAGATCGCCGTGAAGGCCCCGGATATGAAACACGGTGATATTTTGGAGGTATTGGGAGACTGTCCTACCTTTGAGAAAGATGTCCGCACCTGGTGTGAGCGGCTGGGCAAAGTCTTCCTTTCCATAAAGGATGAAGGGGGAAACAAGAAGAGGATCCAGATACAGTTTTAG
- a CDS encoding sigma 54-interacting transcriptional regulator, translating into MKKKVKCWEFFRCDEEECPVFKSKELNCWLIAGTHCRNEIQGKFLEKVEMCLECEPFRANIDVDSMEETLKVVNEQLTEFRHMVNERDRELEGTSMELALGLSEVFEALKKISSGDPEVRIPEISELALITKLKHMVNLTAENLAEIVDLSHEFAIGLAEHFDVLHRVSQGDLIARVSGTSQVDLLESLKKVTNEMIHNVSREISDRKRAERALRESEERFRQIAALSPFPISIIDSDGRYLYLNKKFTEVFGYTPEDIPTGTDWLYKAYPDPEYRREVLSACKCDLGKSGAFECRLREFKVTCKDGTVRDIVFRPVAMDNGKQFITYEDLTERKQAEEALRESEQKYRTIFELAASSIMLVDKETGALVEFNKRAHENLGFTHEEFEQLKISDFEVVESPEEVLSHSKKITKEGGYRFETRHRTKSGEIRDVYVSSRAIAIDGKDYVQSICRDITELKRTEATVAEMFREIKKGHDDHLSVLNMLRLGIATLDQAGRVTFLNQTARHLIGKSLTALLGSHWEALFHFNAHDKTRLKNMLRHPGKARRRLQTQVEFQEGRRYWMDIEVQDDPRTPARRIFFFYDMSEVYDLRRMLEDKAQFHDLVGKSKPMQAIYQRIQDASKVDWTALIEGQTGTGKELVARAIHFSSHRKNKPFIAVNCAGLADSLLISQLFGHKRGAFTGAVEDHKGFFEVANGGTLLLDEIGDISKNMQTSLLRVLEEKEITRLGESKPRKIDVRVLASTHRDLSQEAAKGNFRPDLLYRIRIARIKLPLLRERREDIPLLVASFLGQSRAATGKPVKDVSSAAMRILLQYDWPGNVRELKSAIDFATLHCKASVINAENFPPEILYSRHPRPHASDPNQDERQRVLAALETAKGNRTAAASQLGISRATLYRRLARLDIKSVK; encoded by the coding sequence ATGAAAAAGAAGGTGAAATGCTGGGAATTCTTTCGCTGTGACGAGGAGGAATGTCCGGTTTTCAAGTCAAAGGAGCTGAATTGCTGGCTCATTGCAGGTACCCATTGTCGAAATGAGATCCAGGGAAAATTCCTGGAAAAGGTCGAGATGTGCCTTGAATGCGAGCCCTTTAGAGCGAACATAGATGTCGATTCCATGGAAGAGACCTTAAAGGTGGTCAATGAACAACTCACAGAATTCAGGCATATGGTTAACGAGCGAGATAGGGAGTTGGAAGGCACCAGTATGGAGCTGGCTCTAGGGTTGTCCGAGGTCTTTGAGGCGTTAAAAAAGATATCTTCAGGCGATCCTGAAGTCAGGATACCCGAAATCTCAGAACTCGCTTTGATTACGAAGCTAAAACATATGGTCAACCTGACCGCCGAAAACCTTGCAGAAATCGTCGATCTATCCCACGAGTTTGCCATCGGTCTTGCTGAGCACTTCGATGTATTGCATAGGGTCTCACAAGGTGACCTGATAGCGCGGGTATCTGGCACTTCACAGGTAGACCTATTGGAATCCCTGAAAAAAGTAACCAATGAGATGATTCACAATGTATCCAGAGAAATCAGTGATCGCAAGCGGGCAGAGCGGGCATTGCGGGAGAGTGAAGAGCGGTTTAGACAGATAGCAGCCCTGTCTCCCTTTCCAATCTCTATCATCGACTCAGACGGACGATACTTGTACTTGAACAAGAAATTTACCGAGGTTTTTGGCTACACACCGGAGGATATCCCCACTGGAACGGATTGGCTTTACAAGGCCTATCCAGATCCGGAGTACCGACGGGAAGTCTTGTCAGCCTGTAAATGTGACTTGGGCAAATCGGGAGCGTTCGAATGCAGGCTTCGAGAGTTCAAGGTCACCTGCAAGGACGGGACAGTGCGGGACATCGTTTTTAGACCCGTAGCCATGGACAACGGGAAACAGTTTATTACTTATGAAGACCTCACCGAGCGCAAGCAGGCGGAGGAGGCGTTGCGGGAGTCGGAACAGAAATACCGAACCATCTTCGAACTAGCGGCAAGTTCAATTATGCTCGTTGATAAAGAGACAGGTGCGTTGGTGGAATTCAACAAAAGGGCGCATGAAAACCTCGGGTTTACTCACGAGGAATTCGAACAGCTCAAGATATCCGACTTTGAAGTCGTAGAAAGTCCTGAGGAAGTCCTGAGCCACAGCAAGAAAATCACCAAGGAGGGGGGCTATAGATTTGAAACTAGACATAGGACAAAGAGTGGAGAGATACGAGATGTCTACGTGAGTAGCAGGGCAATTGCCATAGATGGGAAGGACTACGTTCAGAGCATATGTCGGGACATTACCGAGCTTAAGCGGACGGAGGCCACGGTTGCGGAAATGTTCAGGGAGATCAAGAAAGGCCATGATGATCATTTGTCGGTTCTCAATATGCTGCGTCTGGGGATTGCAACATTAGACCAGGCCGGCCGTGTCACATTTCTCAACCAGACCGCCCGACACCTTATCGGAAAGAGTCTAACGGCGCTCTTGGGAAGTCATTGGGAAGCGTTATTCCATTTCAATGCCCATGACAAAACCCGGCTAAAGAATATGTTGAGGCATCCCGGTAAAGCAAGAAGGAGGTTGCAAACTCAAGTCGAATTTCAGGAAGGGCGGCGTTATTGGATGGACATCGAAGTGCAAGACGACCCCCGCACGCCAGCCAGAAGAATTTTCTTTTTCTACGATATGTCTGAAGTCTACGATTTGCGGCGCATGCTTGAAGATAAAGCGCAATTTCATGATCTTGTAGGAAAAAGCAAGCCTATGCAGGCTATATATCAGCGCATCCAAGACGCTTCCAAGGTGGATTGGACTGCCCTGATCGAGGGTCAGACAGGAACGGGCAAGGAACTGGTTGCACGAGCCATACATTTTTCAAGCCATCGAAAAAATAAGCCCTTCATCGCGGTGAACTGCGCCGGGCTGGCTGATTCATTACTGATCAGCCAGTTGTTCGGTCATAAACGAGGTGCTTTTACCGGAGCAGTTGAGGATCACAAAGGTTTTTTTGAGGTTGCCAACGGGGGGACACTCCTTCTGGACGAGATTGGCGATATTTCTAAGAATATGCAGACCAGTTTACTTCGGGTCCTTGAAGAAAAGGAGATCACACGACTGGGTGAATCCAAGCCTCGAAAGATAGATGTTCGGGTCTTGGCCTCAACCCATCGGGATCTAAGTCAAGAAGCTGCAAAGGGCAATTTTCGCCCTGACCTGCTTTATCGGATCCGAATTGCCAGGATCAAACTTCCTCTGCTGCGCGAGCGCCGTGAGGACATCCCTCTGCTTGTTGCATCCTTCCTGGGCCAAAGCCGTGCGGCTACTGGAAAGCCTGTCAAGGACGTGAGCAGTGCGGCCATGAGGATACTCCTGCAATACGATTGGCCCGGGAATGTGCGAGAACTGAAAAGCGCCATCGACTTTGCCACCCTCCACTGCAAAGCATCGGTAATTAACGCCGAAAACTTCCCGCCTGAAATACTCTACTCAAGGCATCCTCGACCACATGCCAGCGACCCGAACCAAGATGAGAGACAACGCGTGCTGGCCGCCCTGGAGACTGCAAAAGGAAATCGTACGGCTGCGGCTAGCCAGCTCGGCATAAGCCGGGCCACACTATACCGTCGTCTAGCACGCCTTGACATCAAGTCCGTCAAATAG